From Candoia aspera isolate rCanAsp1 chromosome 4, rCanAsp1.hap2, whole genome shotgun sequence, a single genomic window includes:
- the LOC134496431 gene encoding olfactory receptor 5AP2-like, which yields MWKNQTEITEFILLGFGELHHLQIFLFLIFLVIYIMTMAANIITILLIVNDQSLHTPMYFFLGNLSCLETFYSSTILPRILVSLLTGDKTISVSGCITQLYFFAFLISTECYLLSVMSYDRYVAVCKPLHYTMFMNMRLCIQLVLASWLNSMVFTSIFLGMVLKIQFCGPHEIDHFYCDSLPLVKLSCNQISLVKNVTIIVSFIFTFPPFLLTLTSYAYIIITILKIPTTTGRQRTFATCSSHLIVVSIFYGALIIVYLIPKTETINLNKLVSVLYTVLPPIANPLIYSLRNKDVKEAIKKVMANMQNQFVNWRLKSW from the coding sequence ATGTGGAAAAATCAGACTGAAATCACAGAATTTATTCTTCTTGGATTTGGAGAACTCCATCATCTGCAGATCTTTCTGTTTCTAATTTTTCTGGTAATATATATTATGACCATGGCTGCCAACATTATCACTATTCTTCTGATAGTGAATGATCAAAGTCTGCATACCCCAATGTACTTCTTCTTGGGAAATCTGTCCTGCTTGGAGACTTTCTACAGCTCGACCATCTTGCCCAGGATTCTAGTTAGCCTTCTGACAGGAGACAAGACCATCTCTGTTTCAGGATGCATTACACAGCTATATTTCTTTGCATTCCTGATTAGTACAGAATGCTATCTCCTCTCTGTGATGTCATATGATAGATATGTAGCTGTCTGCAAACCTCTCCATTATACAATGTTTATGAATATGAGACTTTGTATTCAATTAGTTCTTGCCTCTTGGTTGAATAGCATGGTGTTTACATCTATATTTCTAGGTATGGTCTTAAAAATACAATTCTGTGGTCCACATGAAATTGATCATTTCTATTGTGATTCTCTCCCACTTGTAAAACTTTCCTGCAATCAGATCAGCCTTGTGAAAAATGTCACAATAATAGTTTCATTTATCTttactttccccccttttcttttgacACTGACATCTTATgcatatattattattactatcctGAAAATTCCAACCACTACTGGGAGACAAAGGACTTTTGCTACATGTTCTTCTCATCTGATTGTTGTCTCTATTTTCTATGGGGCATTAATAATTGTATATCTGATACCCAAAACTGAAACCATAAACCTCAATAAACTAGTTTCTGTCCTTTACACAGTTCTTCCACCTATAGCTAACCCCCTCATATACAGCCTGAGAAACAAAGATGTCAAAGAAGCCATAAAAAAGGTGATGGCAAATATGCAAAATCAATTTGTGAATTGGAGATTGAAGTCTTGgtag
- the LOC134496432 gene encoding olfactory receptor 5AR1-like: protein MNALQRNQTEITEFILLGFGEHHHLQIILFLVFLVVFISTMVANFLTILLIIIDQCLHTPMYFFLGNLACLEMMYSSTILPRMLAALMTGDKTISVKGCFTQFYFGSFLVCTECYLLSVMSYDRFLAVCKPLHYATVMNSKVCIQLAAGSWLSSTAVISLHLGLMLQLQFCRQNEIDHFFCDILPLLKLSCSGTFLVKLVTFTVAFIITFPPFVSTLVSYSYIIAAILKIPSTTGRQKAFSTCSSHLIVVSIFYGAIVIVYLIPKTEAVRDFNKIFSLLYTVLPPLLNPLIYSLRNRDVKDALRKIAGKMWEGQCVNQTSKT from the coding sequence ATGAATGCACTGCAGAGGAATCAAACTGAAATTACTGAGTTTATACTCCTGGGATTTGGGGAGCACCATCATCTGCAGATCATCCTGTTCCTTGTGTTTTTAGTGGTCTTCATTTCAACTATGGTGGCCAATTTCCTCACTATTCTTCTAATTATTATTGATCAATGCCTGCACACCCCAATGTACTTCTTCTTGGGAAATTTAGCCTGCTTGGAGATGATGTACAGTTCAACCATTCTTCCCAGGATGTTAGCTGCTCTCATGACTGGAGATAAAACCATCTCTGTAAAAGGATGCTTCACACAGTTTTATTTTGGATCATTCCTGGTTTGTACAGAATGTTATCTCCTCTCAGTAATGTCTTATGATCGTTTCTTAGCAGTTTGCAAGCCTTTACATTATGCAACTGTTATGAATAGCAAGGTCTGCATACAGTTAGCAGCGGGCTCATGGCTCAGTAGTACTGCAGTCATCTCTCTGCATTTGGGCTTGATGTTACAACTGCAGTTCTGCAGACAAAATGAAATTGATCATTTCTTTTGCGACATTCTCCCATTGCTAAAACTCTCCTGCAGTGGCACATTTCTGGTAAAACTTGTGACTTTCACTGTGGCATTTATTATCACTTTCCCTCCTTTTGTTTCAACTTTGGTCTCCTATAGCTACATTATTGCTGCCATCCTGAAAATCCCATCTACCACAGGGAGACAAAAAGCTTTTTCTACTTGCTCTTCTCACTTGATAGTGGTCTCTATTTTTTATGGTGCCATTGTCATTGTATATCTCATACCAAAGACTGAGGCAGTGAGAGATTTCAATAAGATCTTTTCTCTCTTGTATACAGTCCTGCCCCCTTTACTCAATCCCCTCATATACAGCCTGAGAAATAGGGATGTCAAAGATGCTCTGAGAAAGATTGCAGGAAAGATGTGGGAAGGACAATGTGTAAATCAGACATCCAAAACCTGA
- the LOC134496433 gene encoding olfactory receptor 10AG1-like: MSLMKKNETDVTEFIFLAFGEILHLQTFLFLIFLAIYILTLTANSVNILLVMTHQHLHTPMYYFLGNLSCLEILYSSAILPKMLAILWTGDMTISVKGCIAQLYFFSLLICSECYLLSVMSYDRFLAICKPLHYATLMNSKCCVQLAVSCWVNGVVFVSLYLMLVLEIHYCGLNEIDHFYCEAFPLINLSCSHSTILSFVTLALAFIFSFPPFLLTVISYVYIISAVLKIPSTIGRQKAFSTCSSHLIVVCIFYGAIIIVYLVPKMETMKVLNKIFSLLYTILPPIANPLIYSLRNKDVKEVLKKLLGKLWKTNSKSPGCAMYRSEW, translated from the coding sequence ATGAGCTTAATGAAGAAGAATGAGACTGATGTAACTGAGTTTATCTTTCTGGCTTTTGGAGAAATCCTTCATCTGCAAACCTTCCTATTTCTGATATTTCTAGCCATCTATATTTTGACTCTGACTGCCAACTCTGTCAACATTCTTCTGGTAATGACTCATCAGCATCTTCACACACCCATGTACTATTTCTTGGGGAATTTGTCTTGTCTTGAGATCCTATACAGCTCAGCCATCCTACCCAAAATGCTAGCTATTTTGTGGACAGGAGACATGACCATCTCTGTGAAAGGATGTATAGCAcagttgtatttcttttctctcttgattTGCTCAGAATGCTATCTCCTCTCCGTAATGTCCTATGATCGTTTCTTAGCTATTTGCAAGCCTCTTCATTATGCTACTCTTATGAACAGTAAGTGTTGTGTCCAGTTAGCTGTTAGCTGTTGGGTCAATGGTGTTGTATTCGTCTCTCTCTATTTGATGCTAGTGCTAGAAATACACTATTGTGGTCTCAATGAAATTGATCATTTTTATTGTGAGGCATTTCCATTAATAAATCTCTCCTGTAGTCACAGTACAATTTTAAGTTTTGTCACACTGGCTCTAGCATTTATATTcagctttcccccttttctgttaACAGTGAtttcatatgtatatataatttctgCTGTTCTGAAAATTCCATCCACCATTGGCCGGCAAAAGGCTTTTTCCACCTGCTCTTCTCACCTGATTGTGGTCTGTATTTTCTATGGGGCCATCATTATAGTTTACTTAGTACCAAAAATGGAAACAATGAAAGTTCTAAATAAAATCTTTTCTCTGTTATATACCATTCTGCCCCCCATAGCCAACCCTCTCATATATAGCTTGAgaaacaaagatgtcaaggaagTTTTGAAAAAACTGCTGGGAAAGTTGTGGAAGACCAATTCTAAATCACCAGGCTGTGCTATGTACAGATCAGAGTGGTAG
- the LOC134496434 gene encoding olfactory receptor 11A1-like: MDEQQRENQTHVTLFILLGFQNLKHLWILLFLAFLFIYIFTMAGNLLVVVVVVTDQHLHTPMYFFLCNLSCLEICYSSTLSPVLLTTLLMDGKAISFRNCFLQLFFFGYCLGTECYLLSVMSYDRYLAICQPLHYATVMNTRKCIQLAAVSWTNGFIGISVIMATMLQLRYCGPNEIDHYFCDSVPLKELSCSETGLVEHVNLILLFIYTMPPFLITLASYIYIIKAILRIPSTAGRQKAFSTCSSHLIVVSIYYGSLMTVYLLPPSSSMNKICSLLYTILPPLVNPLIYSLRNKDVKRSLRRIKHKVEIFSIFHNMVIDLVNVKNK; the protein is encoded by the coding sequence ATGGATGAgcaacaaagagaaaaccaaactCATGTCACTCTATTCATCCTCCTGGGATtccaaaatctgaagcatctgtgGATCCTTCTGTTTCTGGCATTCCTCTTTATCTATATTTTCACAATGGCAGGGAACCttctcgttgttgttgttgttgtgactGACCAGCATCTTCACacacccatgtacttcttcctttGTAACTTGTCATGCTTGGAGATCTGCTACAGCTCAACTCTCAGTCCCGTACTGTTGACTACACTCCTGATGGATGGAAAGGCCATTTCTTTCAGAAACTGTttcctgcaattattttttttcggCTATTGTTTGGGGACAGAATGTTATTTGCTATCTGTGATGTCTTATGACAGGTACTTAGCCATATGTCAACCACTGCATTATGCAACAGTTATGAATACCAGGAAATGTATCCAGCTAGCAGCTGTATCCTGGACAAATGGCTTCATAGGCATTTCTGTAATAATGGCTACAATGCTGCAATTAAGATACTGTGGCCCTAATGAAATTGATCATTACTTTTGTGATTCTGTGCCACTTAAAGAACTTTCTTGCAGTGAAACAGGTTTGGTGGAACATGTTAATTTAatcttgctatttatttatactaTGCCTCCATTTCTAATAACCTTGGCatcctatatatatattataaaggcCATCCTAAGAATCCCATCCACTGCTGGAAGGCAAAAGGCCTTCTCAACATGTTCTTCTCACCTCATTGTTGTTTCCATTTATTATGGCTCTTTAATGACTGTGTATCTTTTGCCACCATCCTCTTCAATGAACAAAATTTGTTCTCTTTTGTACACAATTCTTCCACCATTGGTTAACCCTCTCATATATAGCCTGAGAAACAAAGATGTGAAGAGGTCTTTGAGAAGGATAAAACATAAGGTAGAAATTTTCAGTATATTCCACAATATGGTGATAGACCTGGTTaatgttaaaaacaaatga
- the LOC134496435 gene encoding olfactory receptor 2AP1-like translates to MIRNQTKTAGFVLLGFGEFYKVQTILFLTFLVIYAVTVTGNTLIVALVLFDHHLHTPMYFFLGNLSFLEIFFTSNIFPRMLSGLLTGNKIMSFNSCFTQWYLFGSLEATECCLLCAMSYDRYLAICKPLHYATIMQARTCIQLVAASWINGFGTLVILLHLMLQLTFCGSNEMDHYFCDYFSLLNLSCTDCSLIEIMGFIVAVLFTLPPFLLTLISYIYIIAAVLKIPSTTGRQKAFSTCSSHLVVVSIFYGSLMIVYMLPKKYVNRNMQKFSSLLYTALPPLANPFIYSLRNKEVKEALRNNIRKLVQCS, encoded by the coding sequence ATGATCAGAAATCAAACAAAGACTGCAGGATTTGTCCTTCTGGGATTTGGGGAATTCTACAAAGTACAGACAATTCTTTTCTTGACCTTCCTAGTAATTTATGCTGTGACTGTAACTGGAAACACTCTTATTGTGGCACTAGTTCTCTTTGACCACCACCTTCATacacccatgtacttcttcctggGGAACCTCTCCTTCTTGGAGATTTTCTTCACCTCCAATATTTTTCCAAGAATGCTTTCTGGTCTTCTTACTGGAAACAAAATCATGTCATTTAATAGCTGCTTCACCCAATGGTATCTCTTTGGTTCCTTAGAGGCCACAGAATGTTGCTTACTCTGTGCAATGTCTTATGACCGATATCTAGCTATCTGTAAACCACTGCACTATGCAACAATCATGCAAGCCCGAACCTGCATCCAATTAGTTGCTGCATCTTGGATCAATGGATTTGGAACTTTAGTGATATTACTTCATCTGATGTTACAACTAACGTTTTGTGGCTCAAATGAAATGGATCACTATTTTTGTGACTACTTCTCACTTCTAAATCTCTCCTGCACTGACTGTAGCTTGATAGAAATTATGGGTTTCATTGTGGCTGTCCTATTCACACTTCCACCTTTTCTCCTAACTCTGATCTCTTACATATATATCATagctgctgttttgaaaattccttCTACCACTGGAAGACAAAAGGCTTTTTCTACCTGTTCCTCTCACTTGGTTGTGGTTTCCATTTTTTATGGCTCACTCATGATTGTGTATATGCTACCAAAGAAATATGTCAatagaaatatgcaaaaattttCCTCTCTGTTATACACAGCCTTGCCCCCTCTTGCCAACCCATTTATATACAGCCTAAGAAACAAGGAAGTCAAAGAGGCACTGAGAAATAACATTAGAAAGCTTGTGCAATGTTCCTAA
- the LOC134496436 gene encoding olfactory receptor 2AP1-like: MMLGNQTKIDKFILLGFQELYKLQTFLFMSFLVIYLVTMIGNIIIVMLVIFDQHLKTPMYFFLGSLSFLEICYSSNIFPRMLSALLTGNGTISFSNCFMQWYLCSSLAATECCLLCVMSYDRYLAICKPLHYLTTMNFQTCIHLTASSWINGFAVFSILLVLMLQQLTFCSSNEINHYFCDYFALLNISCSETWLLEIMSYVVAAIFTLPPFLLTLLSYVCIIGAILKIPSVTGRQKAFSTCSSHLVVVSIFYGSLMIAYMLPRTEKKDMSKFSSFLYIALPPLANPFIYSLRNKEVKEALRNNIGRLVLYKPTSQFSI, from the coding sequence ATGATGCTGGGGAATCAGACAAAGATAGACAAATTCATTCTGCTGGGATTTCAGGAACTCTATAAAttgcaaacatttctttttatgagTTTTCTAGTGATTTACCTTGTAACCATGATAGGAAACATTATCATTGTTATGCTAGTCATCTTTGATCAGCACCTTAAAACGCCTATGTATTTCTTCCTAGGAAGCCTCTCCTTCCTAGAAATTTGTTATAGTTCCAATATATTCCCAAGGATGCTTTCAGCTCTCCTAACTGGGAATGGAACCATTTCTTTCAGCAACTGTTTTATGCAATGGTATCTCTGCAGTTCTTTGGCAGCTACGGAATGCTGTTTACTGTGTGTGATGTCTTACGACAGATACCTAGCAATCTGTAAACCACTGCATTATTTGACAACCATGAATTTTCAGACTTGTATCCATTTAACAGCTTCATCTTGGATCAATGGATTTGCTGTATTTTCAATATTACTTGTTTTGATGTTACAGCAATTAACATTTTGCAGTTCTAATGAAATAAACCATTATTTCTGTGACTATTTCGCTCTTCTAAATATTTCCTGTAGTGAAACATGGTTATTGGAAATTATGAGTTATGTTGTAGCTGCCATATTCACACTTCCGCCTTTTCTCTTAACACTCTTATCCTATGTATGCATTATAGGTGCCATCTTAAAAATCCCCTCTGTCACTGGAAGGCAGAAAGCCTTTTCCACCTGCTCTTCTCATTTGGTTGTGGTTTCGATTTTCTATGGGTCTCTCATGATTGCTTACATGCTTCcaagaactgaaaaaaaagacatgtcaaaattttcttcttttttatacatTGCTCTACCCCCACTGGCCAACCCATTTATATATAGTCTAAGAAATAAAGAGGTCAAAGAAGCCCTGAGAAATAATATTGGTAGACTAGTACTATACAAACCAACTTCTCAGTTCAGCATATAA